The Zerene cesonia ecotype Mississippi chromosome 11, Zerene_cesonia_1.1, whole genome shotgun sequence sequence atgcagatttatatgttttgttgaatttaatgGCAATGGTGTTCCAAGGTTCAAATGTTTATCAATTGACACCATTTGTGCAAGTTCAAGAGTTAATATTATCAGATCACTTAATAACTTACATATCAATGTTATTTTCACAATCCTACACAACATttctaatgtttatattatgttaacttACATAAGTGTAAAATGCacaacatttacaaatgtaatgactacattatatttaaaccttGTCTGGAAGGTCAAATTACAACATACATGAGACATTTTATTGGCTATTAGTAGAAGTTAAAGTAAAGTCCAAATAACGTTTGTTTAGTAAAGtcgaaataatgtttgttttttagcAAAACAACTACAAatgagtttataaaatttattttgttgctttaatctattaaaattttgaagaatatattgtattttattataattgaatatctaATCTTTAATCACttcagaattttaaaatatttatttcattgtaatttgcatataatttttatatactatttaactACGTTAATTAAAGGGCTATAGATTTTACGGTAtaagttttaaagaatttttgaacgtacttttataaaataattcataaattaacagTTAACCGATAACACATactgttttaattacaattttttcccATCATATGTGACAATCAAAATTAACGCCAAACTCAAAAatacgttataattttttcagtaATCAAGCAGAACAACATCACTTTTcctatatacctactaattaTAACACAGGGTAAACTCTGATGAAAAACATGAAGTTGTGTATTAGAAAATTACCTACCATCATTTTCTTGAGTTTTGTCAGTTACAGTAGTGCTTCCTGTTTGTGACATGCCCCTAGACAATTCGTCCATCTTGCGTAGcactaattcaataaaaataagtcatgAAACACAAAATGTAAGAGATTACACATAATTCTTTACACATAACTAAACACAACACTTagcgaaaattttaatgtttttcgcTTATAAACAATGCAATCCACTCTAAATACATTTCTAAACTTCAAAATGACCGTAGGTAAACGAAGTGAGCGCTCTTCACAGCGATGACAGATTTAAAATGAGGGCTGCCAACATTAAAACatcaatgtaaaaaataagttgTGAATTGTACTCTGTGCTCTGCAGGTATATaagtaacatttataaaacttacctactatattgtaaaactattttttatatactgttAATATGTAACTGTATactaactattatttatatactgaaTATGTGTAAACTAAACTTATGTACTTAAATGTTGTGAGaaaataaactcttttttatttttattttattttattttatttttgtttgcaaattatgaaaatggcattgaccgattttttatttcttttattcgattgctgaggcgggatcacggtAACtggcataaaatatttacccaTCGTCATAACTACTTAAGTTAAAGACACTCTTCTCtgcatattttctatagtttatagttcttatattatagttcttaatctgtgaCGCTTCATTAGGGCCGCGGTTAACTTATTCTGTGACTTTTttcataaagtaaataaaaaaatacccatAGATTAGACGCCGTTGGCGCCAAATAACATACAGCTTAGCTGAATCAGCTACATAGATTACTGAGAACTCTCCGCCCATGGCTTCGGCCGCGTGGatttcggttatatcgcgcgacgTGGTAAGGAGTTCCAAGGACTTAAACTATTTATCAACTAGACTACTAaactatttgtcaaaattggttcagttcAAGTGTGAAATAatcttacataaatattataaatgcgaaagtttataaagatgtgtgtgtgtttgttgctctttcacgcaaaaaccactgaactgattgcaatgaaattgcgtacgtagacagctggacaactggaataacatataagcaactttttatcccgatattcctacaggatacggacttacgcgggtgaaaccgcggggagcagctagtaatctataATTTCATGCTGAGCACGaatgttcatttgtttatcgtgaaatatctaaaaatagataaaaattatagaatatcTCCATCTTGCACAAAGGTTTTCTATCACTTATTTTATGCTTTGCGCCCATAGTACAGTTGGTCATGGTTGTGTGTAAAGTGTGACCTgtgtacacatttttattaaagtatttaatgaattacaaGCCTTTATTTCATCAGAGctcattttattgatataaggTTGagttgtatattaatatggcTTCACTATTGACATGATATTACTATACTATGGTAGGTGTGATAATACTGTGCTAGCTGTAGGACTTTTTTGATGGCGCGTTCTCTTAATGGGAAATTGCGTTATAGCAACACAGGTGTGTTTACATTTGTCAGTAGGTAGGTATAGgtactattttatgtttatatgtatatctaaatctatttaaattttcaattgttgAGTTTTATTAGATAGTGGTAGGGAGATTTGTCGGATTCGTAGTGATAAGATAAAAACACTATGAACATTAGCATaccgataaaataatacaatgggataagacaataaatttatatttagcagttaattatttcaattcgtTTCTCGACGAGATAATAGAGTTTTAAGAATGGAACATTTTGGCTTATCGCACATATTGAGTGAGCCAGATAAATATAGTCCAGATACTTTGGACTTGTTAGCGGATGAAGAAGCGAGAGAATACTGGTTAAATACATGCGAAAAACTTGtagataaatatgttaattttgcaTTAACTAATAAAGATGACCCAACAATAGAAATTCGAGCCCTAAAGTTCAAAACTTGTTACGTGGAAGCATTAAAAGAACTACGAGTAAATCCTCTGTAAGTAGATTATGTTGtgcttattaaattacaaggAAAAGTGTCAATATTTATCCTATGATAtaactgaaaattttatttatattttagtgcTCATGGGCAGTTAACGATACGCTTACTGCTTGATATTAACGAAACCTGCCTTCGAGCACAAGGTTTTTTTGACTTATggaaacaacaaaaaaaaattgaaaatgaagcAGCACTGGCAAACCTTGCTTCTAGACTGGCTGAAATAGATGCTTTTGTTGATGAAAGACAAAAATGGATTGCTCTGTGCAGTGGTGTCTTAGCAGGTATTAAAgagaatacaaaatatatttcttcaaTTGTCAtaccttttaataatattgtaatattgtgtACCATAGGTAATATGTTTGATTGGGGGGCACAAGCTGCTACATCTATTCTTAATTGTGGACTGTATGAGGcattacaaaaaattcaaaaaagacCTTGGCTTTATGATGGCTTTGACAAATGGATTCAAAAGTTGGAGGTAagaaatgtcataaaattaataattataagaattatattgtacaacatttttaaaaaataacctttGCATTAACAGAAGACGGTCCATCATTGTGCTGCAGTTTTTGTAGACAACAGTGGTGTTGATGTTGTGTTAGGCATATTACCTTTTGTAAGAGGTTTACTGCTCAGAGGAACATCCATTATACTGTGTGCAAATGAATGGCCTGCACTAAATGATATCACAAATGCAGAGCTTGAAAGTGTACTCCAAAGTGCATCCCATATATGTCCTGTTATTGCAGGTGCTATTGCAACAGGCAATTTAGTTGTGAGATCAAGTGGTCAAAGGGGTCCATGTCTTGATCTTAGAACTATCAGTGTAGGTATGATGATTTGTCATGCtttctattcatttatttatgaaattacgtATGTAT is a genomic window containing:
- the LOC119830068 gene encoding 4'-phosphopantetheine phosphatase-like isoform X2; this translates as MEHFGLSHILSEPDKYSPDTLDLLADEEAREYWLNTCEKLVDKYVNFALTNKDDPTIEIRALKFKTCYVEALKELRVNPLAHGQLTIRLLLDINETCLRAQGFFDLWKQQKKIENEAALANLASRLAEIDAFVDERQKWIALCSGVLAGNMFDWGAQAATSILNCGLYEALQKIQKRPWLYDGFDKWIQKLEKTVHHCAAVFVDNSGVDVVLGILPFVRGLLLRGTSIILCANEWPALNDITNAELESVLQSASHICPVIAGAIATGNLVVRSSGQRGPCLDLRTISILQLR
- the LOC119830068 gene encoding 4'-phosphopantetheine phosphatase-like isoform X1, translating into MEHFGLSHILSEPDKYSPDTLDLLADEEAREYWLNTCEKLVDKYVNFALTNKDDPTIEIRALKFKTCYVEALKELRVNPLAHGQLTIRLLLDINETCLRAQGFFDLWKQQKKIENEAALANLASRLAEIDAFVDERQKWIALCSGVLAGNMFDWGAQAATSILNCGLYEALQKIQKRPWLYDGFDKWIQKLEKTVHHCAAVFVDNSGVDVVLGILPFVRGLLLRGTSIILCANEWPALNDITNAELESVLQSASHICPVIAGAIATGNLVVRSSGQRGPCLDLRTISVDLATEMKIRGVDLIILEGMGRALHTNLNARFAVDSLKLAVVKNAWLAQRLGGPLFSVIFIYEDKPSQT